A region of Salvia splendens isolate huo1 chromosome 17, SspV2, whole genome shotgun sequence DNA encodes the following proteins:
- the LOC121774814 gene encoding uncharacterized protein LOC121774814, translating to MGVVMIDGTTVRSFVNDEEHFVKGVDEAFVELDLNQDGVLSRSELRRAFESTRLVDTDFGVDVAMPPEEVTKLYDSIFARFDCDNSGTVDQKEFRDEIRNILLAIADGLGSNPIQMALEEGDRNLLKKAADLEASKTAKPN from the coding sequence ATGGGGGTGGTGATGATCGACGGGACGACGGTGAGGTCGTTCGTGAACGACGAGGAGCATTTCGTGAAGGGCGTGGACGAGGCGTTCGTGGAGCTGGACCTGAACCAGGACGGGGTGCTGTCGCGGTCGGAGCTGAGGCGCGCGTTCGAGTCGACGCGGCTGGTGGACACGGACTTTGGGGTGGACGTGGCGATGCCGCCCGAGGAAGTGACGAAGCTGTACGACTCCATCTTCGCGAGGTTCGACTGCGACAACAGCGGGACGGTGGACCAGAAGGAGTTCAGGGACGAGATCAGGAACATACTGCTCGCCATCGCCGACGGCCTCGGCTCCAACCCTATTCAGATGGCGCTCGAGGAGGGCGATAGGAATCTCCTCAAGAAGGCCGCCGATCTCGAGGCCTCCAAGACTGCTAAGCCTAATTGA